The following coding sequences lie in one Enterococcus sp. 9E7_DIV0242 genomic window:
- a CDS encoding DUF916 and DUF3324 domain-containing protein: MNKKWSVFICFLYIFSVLGITMTAHGEEKSEVLSGGGFSFEVVQPENQRDKNKGYFDLRMTPGQQQTVQIKLVNPTNIETTVSVKLNGAKTNKNGVIEYGPSTIENDASLISPFENLVKGPDEVKIPANSETTLDLEITMPTEAYDGVITGGIELQNLSSDAEENQTGAVINKYAYLIGMVLSETDTEVKPDMALNKVYPELSNYRNSIFVNFSNTQAAIVDDMTIDAQISKKGSDEVLYDTKSASMRMAPNSMIDFPISMQGERMIAGDYTAKIVVTTEADRWEWTEEFKITDEDADKFNGEDLNLLQEQGVDWKLIAMIVGGVFLLVVIVFVLIRRFSSNGKKKKKGNKKQSKKKSGKN; the protein is encoded by the coding sequence TTGAACAAAAAATGGTCAGTTTTTATTTGTTTTTTATACATATTTTCAGTACTAGGCATTACAATGACCGCTCATGGAGAAGAGAAATCAGAAGTTCTTAGCGGTGGTGGCTTCAGCTTTGAAGTGGTTCAGCCAGAGAATCAACGAGATAAAAATAAGGGCTACTTTGATTTACGGATGACTCCAGGGCAACAACAAACTGTCCAAATCAAATTGGTCAATCCGACAAACATAGAAACAACAGTGAGTGTCAAATTGAATGGGGCGAAAACCAACAAAAATGGGGTGATCGAATATGGACCAAGTACCATTGAAAATGATGCTTCGTTGATCTCCCCATTTGAAAATTTGGTCAAGGGACCGGATGAGGTCAAGATTCCGGCCAATAGCGAGACAACTCTGGATTTGGAAATCACTATGCCGACAGAAGCGTATGATGGGGTGATCACTGGTGGGATCGAGCTGCAGAACTTAAGTTCTGATGCGGAAGAAAATCAAACTGGAGCAGTTATCAATAAATATGCCTATTTGATTGGTATGGTTTTATCAGAAACCGATACAGAAGTGAAACCGGATATGGCATTAAACAAGGTCTATCCAGAGCTAAGCAATTACCGCAACTCGATTTTTGTCAACTTTTCCAATACACAGGCGGCCATTGTTGATGATATGACAATTGATGCGCAGATCAGTAAAAAGGGCTCAGATGAAGTTCTTTATGACACAAAGTCTGCTTCGATGCGTATGGCACCTAACTCAATGATTGATTTTCCAATTTCGATGCAAGGTGAGCGTATGATTGCCGGTGATTATACAGCCAAAATCGTGGTAACGACTGAAGCGGATCGATGGGAATGGACTGAGGAGTTTAAAATCACCGACGAGGATGCCGATAAGTTCAATGGAGAAGACCTAAATCTGCTGCAAGAACAAGGGGTTGATTGGAAGCTGATCGCTATGATCGTGGGCGGAGTCTTTCTTTTAGTCGTTATCGTATTTGTGCTGATTCGTCGATTTAGCAGTAACGGTAAGAAAAAGAAAAAGGGGAACAAAAAACAGTCAAAGAAGAAATCAGGGAAAAATTGA